The genomic DNA CTCGGTACGGACCGTATCACCCTTTTCACGGGCTCCTGGAATCAGCATTGTTACCCCATCACCGTTTTGAAAAATTCTCACCATTACGGTACTCCAATTTCATATCCGGCTTAGACGGAGCGATGACTCCGCAATGCCTATCCGAAAGCGTCAGGATTGTTTGATACAGGTACAGGAATATTAACCTGTTTCCCTTTCGGCGTACTCGAATTACGGTACGTCTTAGGACCGACTAACCCTCGACTGACGAACATTGTCGAGGAAACCTAGCCCCTGCGGCGGATTGGATTCTCACCAATCTTAAGCTTCTACTACTGCCAGAATTTTCATTCCTACACGGTCCACAGGATCTTGCAACCCTGCTTCCGCCCATGCAGGACGCCTCTCTACGCCATCATACAATTCGTATGGTCCGTGGTATCTGTGGCAGGCTTAAGCCCCGTCCATTTTCAGCGCCCTGAATCTTGACTGGTAAGCTGTTACGCACTTTTTAAAGGGTAGCTGCTTCTAAGCTCACCTCCCAGTTGTCTTTGACCCAGGACTACTTTCAGTGTTTACACTGAGCCTGCACTGAGGGACATTAACCACGGTCTGGGTTGTCTCCCTTACGCATTACAAGCTTACCCCGTAATGCGGACTTCCGATCGTCGCTGATGACAGGGAATTTGGAGTTTGACAGGAGAGTGAGGAATTTCTTCCCCAGCTTCCCCAATCAGTGCTCTACCTCACTGTCGATCTCAGATCAGGTCATGCTACGGCATGTTTCGAGAGGAACCAGCTGATGCCCGGCTCGATTAATCTTTCACTCCTATACGCAGGTCACGCGAATGATTTGCATATCAAAACCGCTTGCGGTCCTCCACGCACCTTTCGGCACGCTTCAACCTGCCCACGCATAGATCGCCGGGCTTCGGGTCTTATCCTGCTGACTCCACGCACTGGTAGTACGTCGTCCCTGACCTTACGGCTGCGGACTTGTTGGTTTCCCTCTGGCTTCTTTCATAGAAATTAACCGTCGCCAACAGAATAAACTCTCTGGCCCGTTCTTCAAAACGTACGATACGACACCGGCAACAAAACCCGTACTTGAGTCTCGCAACTCGTTCCTTCGCTTTGAAGATCCTTTCGTGCCGTATCACGCGATAACCTGTCAGTTTCAGGCACTTTTCAACACCTTTCCAGGGTTGCTTTTCAGCTTTCGCTCACGCTACTACTACGCTATCGGTTTCGGGGAGTATTTAGTTTTGGAGGTTGATGACCCCCACATTCACGCGGGAATTCCGACCCACGCTACTCAGGATACCGCTAAAGTCTGCATGCATACACATACGGGACTGTCACCCTCTCTGGTATACCGTTCCAGGCAACTTCAGTTCTGAATGCAAATCTTATGCCGCGGTCCATACACCACATCTCCCGAAGGATTCGGTTTGAACTCTGTCGTGTTCGATCGCCTCTACTAACGACATCCCGGTTGGTTTCTTCTCCTGCCCCTACTAAGATGTTTCAATTCGGGGCGTTCCCTTTCCGATGGCGGAATGATGCTTTATGCATCTGGATGTCCTATTCGGGGATCTCCGGTTCAATGACTCCATGCGTCTACCCGGAGCTTATCGCAGCTTGGCACGCCCTTCGTCGGCACCCGAACCGAGCCATCCACTGACAGGCGTAAGAACGTCTTTTTGTAGTTTCTTCAAACCCATGTAACGTCCAGAAACGCCTAGTGATTTTCTCTACGCATCTCCTCTACACAGCGTATCATCGCCCCGATTTCACGGGGTCTCAAGCCCTTCCCCGGTTCTGTCGCCAGACCGGGTGCATCGAAAAATACCAGTGGACCCGTGGGGATTTGAACCCCAGGCCTCGGCGTTGCAAACGCCGCGCTCTTCCAGCTGAGCTACGAGCCCTCTGATTCCATTCCGGAACACTGATAACTCTATGGTCTGTCTCCATCTGCCACAACTTTCATTTCGTTAGGAGGTGATCCAGCCGCAGATTCCCCTACGGCTACCTTGTTACGACTTAACCCCCCTTGCAAAACCCAGATTCGAACATATCAATGATACATCCTCATCAAGACCTCACTCGGGTGGTTTGACGGGCGGTGTGTGCAAGGAGCAGGGACATATTCACCGCGCTATGTTGAAACGCGATTACTACGGATTCCAGCTTCATGCGGGTGAGTTACAACCCGCAATCCGAACTTCGGACAGGTTTAGGAGATTATCCTCACCTCTCGGTGTCGAAACCCATTGTCCTGTCCATTGTAGCCCGCGTGTAGCCCGGATAATTCGGGGCATGCTGACCTACCGTTGCCCATTCCTTCCTCCCCTTTAGCAGAGGCGGTCCGAGCAGTGTCCCCATCAACCCGAAGGTCAAGCTGGCAACTGCTCGCGTGGGTCTCGCTCGTTGCCTGACTAAACAGGATGCTTCACAGTACGAACTGACGACGGCCATGCACCTCCTCTCAGCTAGTCAAGTAGAGTCTTCATCCCGACTATCATTCAGCTGTCTTATCCGGTGAGATTTCCGGCGTTGAGTCCGATTAAACCGCAGGCTCCACCCGTTGTGGTGCTCCCCCGCCAATTCCTTTAAGTTTCAGCCTTGCGACCGTACTCCCCAGGCGGCGCGTTTCACGGTTTCCCTTCGGCACCTCAGTGACACGTGGTCACTGACACACCTAACGCGCATCGTTTACAGCTGGGACTACCCGGGTATCTAATCCGGTTTGCTCCCCCAGCTTTCGTCCCTCACTGTCGGACCCGTTCTGGTGAGATGCCTTCGCCATAGGTGGTCCCACCGGGATTACAGGATTTCACTCCTACCCCGGCAGTACCTCTCACCTCTCCCGGTCCCTAGAAATACAGTTTCCCCTGAACGCCCACCGGTTAAGCCGGCGGATTTCTCAAGGGACTTGTATATCCAGCTACGGACCCTTTAAGCCCAGTAATAGCGGCCACCACTCGAGCCGCCGGTATTACCGCGGCGGCTGGCACCGGTCTTGCCCGGCCCTTTCTTCACCAGTTATTTACACTGGTGGACAGCCAGCCTGTGCTGGCACTCGGGGTTTCCTTATCACGGTTGCCCGCATGGTAAAGTTTTCGCGCCTGCTGCGCCCCGTAGGGCCTGGATTCGTGTCTCAGAATCCATCTCCGGGCTCTTGCTCCCACAACCCGTACCGATGACAGGCTTGTTGGGCCGTTACCCCAACAACTACCTAATCGGCCGCAGACTCATCCTGAAGCGACGGATCTTTCGTTCGCATAACATTCCAGTCAGCACGAACTATGGAGTATTACCCCCAGTTTCCCGGGATTATCCTCCTCTTCAGGGCAGATTGTCCACGTGTTACTGAGCAGTACGCCGAGGTCTTGCACCTCTCGACTCGCATGGCTTAGTCAAACCCCGATAGCAGTGGCCTCTGGCAGGATCAACCAGAATTTCTAAATTTCTCGCACACTGTATCTCTTAAAGTATTGGCAGATGCAGACAGATATCCACATTACCAGTATTCCTATGTCAGAACCGATACTGCACCACAGTGCATTCGTCGGGTCTCCATTAAAACGGCCTCTTACGTTGCTCGCTGAAGGTTATATACTTTCGTATTGCCCTTCCCGAACAATCATTCCCCGGCCGCCGGCTCCTGATGTTTCAGGAAGCGTGTGGGATACAATAGTTGATCGAATTCACATATATAGATAACGAGGTTCTGAAGGAAAATTTCTGTCACTTCATCACATTCACTCTATCTGCGTTACATCGGTCAATATTTTCCAACTCGGTTTTATGAAGATATTTTTTCGGAATTATACTTCCGATGCAGGAGCCGGGAGGATCTCCGGAGGTCTCTATTCTCTCTAGAGCGCAGATTCAGATCATACCTGATCCGGTCGCATGCTGAATCGCCGCATACGTGGCTGGATTGGGCTCAATATATACCTCGCCAAAAAACGTATCCTGGGAAATCTCCAGGTATCCTTCATGCATAAGGAAGAGCAGCGGGATAAATACATGAACGACCGGCCATTTCAGACGGTTTGCAATCTCCGATAAAGTGACTTTCCTGCCCTGAGACACACAGTCCACACAGCAGGTTAATACTTCCATGGCATTCTCCTGGTACGCTTCCTCATGGGCGAGTGAGACGACTTCTTCAGTATACACGAGCCCATCATAACTCCAGACTTCGCGTTGTCGCCTTCGCTCTTCTTTTTCTGCATTCCGAAGAAGGTTGATGAGATCGTAAAGGGTAATCGGCTGTTTGCACATACTCTTTCGTTCCAGCCGGCGCGTGATCTCATGTTCAAGCAGCTGGACTGGATTGTGAATCCGTGACAGAACATCATCGTCCGGACTCTCAGGGATATCCCCCCCGTCATCTTCTTCCTCAAATCCCCAGGAGCGATCTTTCAGATAATCGGATTTGATCCGCAGAAGAGTTGCGGCATACAGAAGAGTTCTCGCTGAAAGGCGGAGATCAAGCATAAACCGCGATGATAAATATTTATAATCAGATACAGAATAGAAACAGTAATTCAGAATGATTCGTACAAAAGAGTCTCTCGTTGAACAATAGCAGCGAGGATGATTTCCCGAGGACTCGCGTACCTCAGTACCGTCATCCACGTGAGGTGTCTTAACTTCCGTGTTCGGAATGGGAACGGGTGTGACACACCTGCTGTGGCCGCTATTGAGAGCCAAATTCCGGGTTCGAACCGGAATGGAGTTGACCTGTTGTCAACCGCGTGACTGCTCAGCCACTTGGCCTGGCTTGGATGTGTGGAAGATGCGAGAGATAATTTCACCAGCGTTTAAGGATTTCGTCTGGGTTTGAGAAACATGAATTGACGTTATTAAGACGATTAGTATTCGCGGACTGAACACGTCGTTGCCTTCGTGCGTACATCCCGAACCTATCAACCGGGTCTTTTACCCGTGTCTTTCATGAAGTCTCTTGTTCAGGCTGAGTTTCAAGCTTAGATGCTTTCAGCTTTTATCTCTTGGCGCGTAGCTGCCCGGCGTTGCCTTGTCAGACAACCGGTAGACCAGTGGCGCCGAATGAAAGTTCCTCTCGTACTATTTCATTCTTGCCTTCAGACTTCCAACACTCCTTATAGATAGTAACCGACCTGTCTCACGACGGTCTAAACCCAGCTCACGATCCCCTTTAATAGGCGAACAACCTCACCCTTGGCTGCTGCTGCACAGCCAGGATGGAAAGAACCGACATCGAGGTAGCAAGCCGCCGGGTCGATATGTGCTCTTGCCGGCGACGACTCTGTTATCCCCGGGGTAGCTTTTCTGTAGTCAATAGCCCTCATCAACAGGGCGTATTGGTTCGTTAGACCCGAGTTTCCTCTCGCGATTTCTTGCTATGCGAAATCGCGTCAGGCCAACTTTTGCTCTTGACACTCTTCAGCGGGTTTCTGACCCGCTTGAGTTGACCTTAGGGCACCCTTGATATTTTTTCGAGGGTGTGGCGCCCCACCCAAACTGCCTACCTATCGATGTCCTGATAAATCAGTTAGAATTACAATAAAACCAGGATGGTGTCTCATCGGTGACTAACCAACCCCCACAAGGGTTGGATCGACGTCTCCCATCTACCCTGCGCAGGTAATACCGTAACCCAACGACAGGCTGCAGTAAAGCTCCACGGGGTCTTCACTTCCCATAAGGAGTCACTAGTCTCTGCACTAGTACAAAAGGTTCAACGGGTATGTGTTAGGGACAGTATCGCTCTCGTTATTCCATTCATGCAAGTCGCCAATTAAGCGACAAGGTACTACGCTACCTTAAGAGGGTCATAGTTACCCCCGCCGTTTACGAGTCCTTCGTCCGGTTGAACCCGGTGTTCAGATACTCGCACTGGGCAGGAATCACAGACTATACGAGTCCTTTCGGAGTTGCAGTCTGCTATGTTGTTATTAGACAGTCGGAGCGATCTTGTCACTGCGACCTGCCCAATCGCTGGGCAGGCACCCCTTATCCCAAAGTTACAGGGCTAATTTGCCGAGTTCCCTTAACACATTTACTCCCGACACGCCTTCGCCTTCTCAGCGAGGGGCACCTGTGTCAGTTCTCGGTACGGACCGTATCACCCTTTTCACGGGCTCCTGGAATCAGCATTGTTACCCCATCACCGTTTTGAAAAATTCTCACCATTACGGTACTCCAATTTCATATCCGGCTTAGACGGAGCGATGACTCCGCAATGCCTATCCGAAAGCGTCAGGATTGTTTGATACAGGTACAGGAATATTAACCTGTTTCCCTTTCGGCGTACTCGAATTACGGTACGTCTTAGGACCGACTAACCCTCGACTGACGAACATTGTCGAGGAAACCTAGCCCCTGCGGCGGATTGGATTCTCACCAATCTTAAGCTTCTACTACTGCCAGAATTTTCATTCCTACACGGTCCACAGGATCTTGCAACCCTGCTTCCGCCCATGCAGGACGCCTCTCTACGCCATCATACAATTCGTATGGTCCGTGGTATCTGTGGCAGGCTTAAGCCCCGTCCATTTTCAGCGCCCTGAATCTTGACTGGTAAGCTGTTACGCACTTTTTAAAGGGTAGCTGCTTCTAAGCTCACCTCCCAGTTGTCTTTGACCCAGGACTACTTTCAGTGTTTACACTGAGCCTGCACTGAGGGACATTAACCACGGTCTGGGTTGTCTCCCTTACGCATTACAAGCTTACCCCGTAATGCGGACTTCCGATCGTCGCTGATGACAGGGAATTTGGAGTTTGACAGGAGAGTGAGGAATTTCTTCCCCAGCTTCCCCAATCAGTGCTCTACCTCACTGTCGATCTCAGATCAGGTCATGCTACGGCATGTTTCGAGAGGAACCAGCTGATGCCCGGCTCGATTAATCTTTCACTCCTATACGCAGGTCACGCGAATGATTTGCATATCAAAACCGCTTGCGGTCCTCCACGCACCTTTCGGCACGCTTCAACCTGCCCACGCATAGATCGCCGGGCTTCGGGTCTTATCCTGCTGACTCCACGCACTGGTAGTACGTCGTCCCTGACCTTACGGCTGCGGACTTGTTGGTTTCCCTCTGGCTTCTTTCATAGAAATTAACCGTCGCCAACAGAATAAACTCTCTGGCCCGTTCTTCAAAACGTACGATACGACACCGGCAACAAAACCCGTACTTGAGTCTCGCAACTCGTTCCTTCGCTTTGAAGATCCTTTCGTGCCGTATCACGCGATAACCTGTCAGTTTCAGGCACTTTTCAACACCTTTCCAGGGTTGCTTTTCAGCTTTCGCTCACGCTACTACTACGCTATCGGTTTCGGGGAGTATTTAGTTTTGGAGGTTGATGACCCCCACATTCACGCGGGAATTCCGACCCACGCTACTCAGGATACCGCTAAAGTCTGCATGCATACACATACGGGACTGTCACCCTCTCTGGTATACCGTTCCAGGCAACTTCAGTTCTGAATGCAAATCTTATGCCGCGGTCCATACACCACATCTCCCGAAGGATTCGGTTTGAACTCTGTCGTGTTCGATCGCCTCTACTAACGACATCCCGGTTGGTTTCTTCTCCTGCCCCTACTAAGATGTTTCAATTCGGGGCGTTCCCTTTCCGATGGCGGAATGATGCTTTATGCATCTGGATGTCCTATTCGGGGATCTCCGGTTCAATGACTCCATGCGTCTACCCGGAGCTTATCGCAGCTTGGCACGCCCTTCGTCGGCACCCGAACCGAGCCATCCACTGACAGGCGTAAGAACGTCTTTTTGTAGTTTCTTCAAACCCATGTAACGTCCAGAAACGCCTAGTGATTTTCTCTACGCATCTCCTCTACACAGCGTATCATCGCCCCGATTTCACGGGGTCTCAAGCCCTTCCCCGGTTCTGTCGCCAGACCGGGTGCATCGAAAAATACCAGTGGACCCGTGGGGATTTGAACCCCAGGCCTCGGCGTTGCAAACGCCGCGCTCTTCCAGCTGAGCTACGAGCCCTCTGATTCCATTCCGGAACACTGATAACTCTATGGTCTGTCTCCATCTGCCACAACTTTCATTTCGTTAGGAGGTGATCCAGCCGCAGATTCCCCTACGGCTACCTTGTTACGACTTAACCCCCCTTGCAAAACCCAGATTCGAACATATCAATGATACATCCTCATCAAGACCTCACTCGGGTGGTTTGACGGGCGGTGTGTGCAAGGAGCAGGGACATATTCACCGCGCTATGTTGAAACGCGATTACTACGGATTCCAGCTTCATGCGGGTGAGTTACAACCCGCAATCCGAACTTCGGACAGGTTTAGGAGATTATCCTCACCTCTCGGTGTCGAAACCCATTGTCCTGTCCATTGTAGCCCGCGTGTAGCCCGGATAATTCGGGGCATGCTGACCTACCGTTGCCCATTCCTTCCTCCCCTTTAGCAGAGGCGGTCCGAGCAGTGTCCCCATCAACCCGAAGGTCAAGCTGGCAACTGCTCGCGTGGGTCTCGCTCGTTGCCTGACTAAACAGGATGCTTCACAGTACGAACTGACGACGGCCATGCACCTCCTCTCAGCTAGTCAAGTAGAGTCTTCATCCCGACTATCATTCAGCTGTCTTATCCGGTGAGATTTCCGGCGTTGAGTCCGATTAAACCGCAGGCTCCACCCGTTGTGGTGCTCCCCCGCCAATTCCTTTAAGTTTCAGCCTTGCGACCGTACTCCCCAGGCGGCGCGTTTCACGGTTTCCCTTCGGCACCTCAGTGACACGTGGTCACTGACACACCTAACGCGCATCGTTTACAGCTGGGACTACCCGGGTATCTAATCCGGTTTGCTCCCCCAGCTTTCGTCCCTCACTGTCGGACCCGTTCTGGTGAGATGCCTTCGCCATAGGTGGTCCCACCGGGATTACAGGATTTCACTCCTACCCCGGCAGTACCTCTCACCTCTCCCGGTCCCTAGAAATACAGTTTCCCCTGAACGCCCACCGGTTAAGCCGGCGGATTTCTCAAGGGACTTGTATATCCAGCTACGGACCCTTTAAGCCCAGTAATAGCGGCCACCACTCGAGCCGCCGGTATTACCGCGGCGGCTGGCACCGGTCTTGCCCGGCCCTTTCTTCACCAGTTATTTACACTGGTGGACAGCCAGCCTGTGCTGGCACTCGGGGTTTCCTTATCACGGTTGCCCGCATGGTAAAGTTTTCGCGCCTGCTGCGCCCCGTAGGGCCTGGATTCGTGTCTCAGAATCCATCTCCGGGCTCTTGCTCCCACAACCCGTACCGATGACAGGCTTGTTGGGCCGTTACCCCAACAACTACCTAATCGGCCGCAGACTCATCCTGAAGCGACGGATCTTTCGTTCGCATAACATTCCAGTCAGCACGAACTATGGAGTATTACCCCCAGTTTCCCGGGATTATCCTCCTCTTCAGGGCAGATTGTCCACGTGTTACTGAGCAGTACGCCGAGGTCTTGCACCTCTCGACTCGCATGGCTTAGTCAAACCCCGATAGCAGTGGCCTCTGGCAGGATCAACCAGAATTTCTATTTTTCTCGCACACTGTATCTCTTAAAGTATTGGCAGATGCAGACAGATATCCACATTACCAGTATTCCTATGTCAGAACCGATACTGCACCACAGTGCATTCGTCGGGTCTCCATTAAAACGGCCTCTTACGTTGCTCGCTGAAGGTTATATACTTTCGTATCGCCCTTCCCGAACAATCATTCCCCGGCCGCCGACTCCTGATGTTTCAGGAAGCGTGTGGGATAACAAAGTTGTATTGATCCAGATATATAATCATCGATTTGCGATCCGAAATCCTCGAATTCTGATTACACTCTGATATCCAGGTGATCAGGTACGATATCAAAGATTGCATTTAATCACATAAAATCATCCAGATTCTAAAAATAGAGTATTTATGAGGTTTTGCGCGGATATAACGGATCATCTTAATCTACCAAATTAAATAATAATTCAGCCTGAAATATCCAATATATTGCATGAGTTTCGAAAAATTATCCCCAAAACTTTTTTGATCAAATTTATTAACAATAAGACAAAATTTGTTTAGGAGTTTAAATTATGCACGTCATGGAAGGATTTCTCCCCCCACTCTGGGCGGCTATCTGGTGGATTATTTCACTGCCATTCATCATATACGGGTTTGTTCAGCTAAAGAAAATCATCAATGAAAACAAGGATGCACTCCCACTTCTTGGGATCTGTGGCGCACTTATCTTCATCCTTTCAGCGCTCAAACTCCCGTCAGTAACCGGGAGTTGTTCGCATCCCACCGGAACAGGTCTTTCTGCAATAGTCTTCGGGCCCTTCATCACCACCATCATCGGTTTTATCGTCCTCCTCTTCCAGTCCCTCTTTCTGGCACATGGTGGACTCTCAACTTTGGGTGCAAACACATTTTCAATGGCAATTTGTGGGCCCTTTCTGGGGTACTATGTCTACCGCGCTCTTCGCGATACCACATTAAACATGTATATCACGGTCTTTATCGCCGTTGCACTCGCAGACCTATTCACCTATGTCATCACCGCCTTTGAACTCACGCTGGCCGTGCCGGCTGGAGACCTTGGATTCGGAGGCCTGTTTGCAACTTTCCTTGGTGTCTTTGCTGTAACACAGATTCCACTGGCAATCCTGGAAGGAGCAGTGCTCGCACTAGTATTCAAGTATATTGTGGATATTAAACCGGACATTATTGTCAGAATGAATATATTTTCTGAAGAGAAGATCAAAGCCGCACGGGGGGAGTAAGAAATGAAATATCAATTTGAGATTATTGTTGGAATAATAGTAATCCTGTTCGTCGGATTGTTTCTTTACACCGCCTCCATCAACCCGGATGCAGAGTTCGGAGGTTCAGATGGCGTTGGATCAGCGATTGTTTCAGAACTTACCGGTGTTGCAGAAGACGATGTAACCCCCCTGATTCCCCAGTGGGCACCCCCATCCGGTGAGGTTGAATCAGGAATATTTGCACTTCAGGCAGCATTTGGTGGGATAATTCTCGGACTTGGCTTTGGATACCTGCTTGGACAGAGAAAAATAAACCAAAATTGAACAATAAAGAATAATGTTTGCGCATGATTTCCTGGAAGAAGCAGCACAACATAACGCCCTTCTCCAGGTACATCCATATACCAAACTTCTCCTAGGTATTGGATCAATCATCCTTGTTTTATTCACATCAAATTATATTGTACCCTGTTACATTGCCATAACCCTGAGTAGTGTAACAATTCTTCTCGCAAAGATAAACATGAGGTTTTATTTGAAACTGCTCGGAATTCCGCTCAGTTTTGCATTCATGAGTGCACTCATTATCATTTTTCTCTCCGAAGGGGTGACGGAAATATGGTCACTCCAGCTTTTCCCCAGATTCACCCTCACCGTGACTGAGGAAAGCCTCAATCATGGACTACATATTTTCGCACGGGTTTTCGGGGGCATGTGCGCCTTGTTTTTCATATCCCTGACAACGCCGATGACCGATCTATTCGGTATCATGAAAAAACTCAAAGTTCCGGACCTGTTTATCGACCTTTCAATGATCATCTACCGGTACATCTTCATTTTTATGGATAAAGCCAGGCAGATATATCTCGCACAGCAGATGCGTCTTGGATATACCAGACCCAGGGAAGCGTTACATTCCTACAGCATGCTCTTTGGAAGCATCTTCATCACATCATGGGATGCAGGCGAAGATCTCATACATGCCATGGATTGCCGTTGTTATAATGGAAAATACGCAAAAATGATCACCTATAATCCGGTGGAATGGCGATCACTATCAGCAGTTTCTCTCTACCTCTTCATCATCATCGGCATGATCCTCTGGACATCAGGGTAAAGGAAAAATCACATGGAACCCCTCATAGAACTCAAAGATCTCGAGTATGCCTATCCATATGCCTCGCCTGCGCTCTCTAATATCAGCCTCTGCATTCAGAGGGGTGAGAAGATTGCTCTGGTCGGTTCCAATGGAGCAGGAAAATCAACGCTTCTTCTTACCCTGAACGGGATGATACGGCCGGACAAGGGAACGGTCACCATTTATGGGAAACCAGTATCATATGATCGGAATTCACTTCGGAAGATACGACAGAAGATCGGATTTGTCTTTCAGGATCCTGATGTCCAGATAATAGCACCTACCGTATGGCAGGATGTTGCATTCGGACCGGTGAACCTTGATTATTCGGAAGAACAGGTACAGCAGGCGGTTTCGAATGCGCTTCACAGCGTCGGACTGGAAGGATTTGAGAAGCGTCCACCATATCACCTCTCTGGCGGAGAGAAGAAGAGGGTGGCCATCGCCGGTATTCTGGCCATGGATCCTGATGTCCTCATCCTCGATGAACCCACGAGCATGCTTGATCCTGCCGGGAGCGAAGATATCATGGACCTCCTTGATGAACTCAATCACCAGGGAAAAACCATCATCATCTCCACCCATGATGTTGAACTTGCCTACCCCTGGGCGGATCGAATAATCCTGATGGAGAAGGGGAGGATAATTGCATCAGGTACACCGGAAGAGGCGTTCTCAGATAAAGAACTGGTCAGACGCGCACGACTGAAAACCCCCATACTTCTTGAGCTCTCGCAGGAACTGAAGAGCAGGGGAATGAAAACACCGGGGACATTACCCAGAACCGTCCTTGATATCATCAGGATTATTGAGCATAATCACCATGGATCCATCCGCCTCTCTGACAATGGCTATGGGACAATACATGTCGGGGATGTTGATCTGATATCCGGATCACACATACAGGCGATTCTTGCCAGAACTTCATGTGATACCATCGGCGTGATGGGGAGCAGGGCAAAAATTTGTGCCCGTCAGTGGGGTCTGATTCCGGACATCTCCTATGCGGTCATTGATAAATGCATCCTTCAGGCAATGAACGGACGGACAAGTCTGATTCTGACAACCGGAGGGATGGTGACCAGAGTCTTTGAACGGGTGAGCATGTTTAATCAGACAAACAACCGGTCAATTCCCGTTCGATCACTCATAGGGGACGAGATACCAGATGATTTGTCAGGTATCTGATCGTTTAGACACATTCAAAACCAATCACTTTTGAAGGGCACCCGCTAATGTATACGGAGCATATGATACATTGTC from Methanospirillum hungatei JF-1 includes the following:
- a CDS encoding segregation/condensation protein A; the protein is MLDLRLSARTLLYAATLLRIKSDYLKDRSWGFEEEDDGGDIPESPDDDVLSRIHNPVQLLEHEITRRLERKSMCKQPITLYDLINLLRNAEKEERRRQREVWSYDGLVYTEEVVSLAHEEAYQENAMEVLTCCVDCVSQGRKVTLSEIANRLKWPVVHVFIPLLFLMHEGYLEISQDTFFGEVYIEPNPATYAAIQHATGSGMI
- a CDS encoding energy-coupling factor ABC transporter permease, whose translation is MHVMEGFLPPLWAAIWWIISLPFIIYGFVQLKKIINENKDALPLLGICGALIFILSALKLPSVTGSCSHPTGTGLSAIVFGPFITTIIGFIVLLFQSLFLAHGGLSTLGANTFSMAICGPFLGYYVYRALRDTTLNMYITVFIAVALADLFTYVITAFELTLAVPAGDLGFGGLFATFLGVFAVTQIPLAILEGAVLALVFKYIVDIKPDIIVRMNIFSEEKIKAARGE
- a CDS encoding energy-coupling factor ABC transporter substrate-binding protein, which encodes MKYQFEIIVGIIVILFVGLFLYTASINPDAEFGGSDGVGSAIVSELTGVAEDDVTPLIPQWAPPSGEVESGIFALQAAFGGIILGLGFGYLLGQRKINQN
- the cbiQ gene encoding cobalt ECF transporter T component CbiQ, producing the protein MFAHDFLEEAAQHNALLQVHPYTKLLLGIGSIILVLFTSNYIVPCYIAITLSSVTILLAKINMRFYLKLLGIPLSFAFMSALIIIFLSEGVTEIWSLQLFPRFTLTVTEESLNHGLHIFARVFGGMCALFFISLTTPMTDLFGIMKKLKVPDLFIDLSMIIYRYIFIFMDKARQIYLAQQMRLGYTRPREALHSYSMLFGSIFITSWDAGEDLIHAMDCRCYNGKYAKMITYNPVEWRSLSAVSLYLFIIIGMILWTSG
- a CDS encoding energy-coupling factor ABC transporter ATP-binding protein, with the translated sequence MEPLIELKDLEYAYPYASPALSNISLCIQRGEKIALVGSNGAGKSTLLLTLNGMIRPDKGTVTIYGKPVSYDRNSLRKIRQKIGFVFQDPDVQIIAPTVWQDVAFGPVNLDYSEEQVQQAVSNALHSVGLEGFEKRPPYHLSGGEKKRVAIAGILAMDPDVLILDEPTSMLDPAGSEDIMDLLDELNHQGKTIIISTHDVELAYPWADRIILMEKGRIIASGTPEEAFSDKELVRRARLKTPILLELSQELKSRGMKTPGTLPRTVLDIIRIIEHNHHGSIRLSDNGYGTIHVGDVDLISGSHIQAILARTSCDTIGVMGSRAKICARQWGLIPDISYAVIDKCILQAMNGRTSLILTTGGMVTRVFERVSMFNQTNNRSIPVRSLIGDEIPDDLSGI